In Candidatus Aegiribacteria sp., the DNA window AGGTTTCAGATACTTATGCCCGAATTTGTTTAAGTCCTTTTCCTATCGTTTGCAGGGAGGAATTGAAATGCAGCAGTTATTATTCCTGTCAGTCATTGTGGTTTCACTTGCGCATGGAGGAGTTCAGGAATATTTCATTCTGAGAGGAGACATCTATATAGGGCCGGGGCAGGACACTTTGCTCATCGATGAGGATTTCACGCAGGATGGAAATATCATCATTTACGGAGATGGAGTTCTTATTGTTGATGACGCAAAGCTGACTATTTCCGGACATGTCTGGGCTCAGGATCAGGGGAAGGCTGTTTTCAGAAACAACGCCTGGCTTCACTTCAATCAGTTCTATGTGGGTCAGTATTATGTATTTCTTATCGGCAGTTCCGAGTTCGAAGCTTCTGACGCAACCGTGGACGCAAACGGTGTAATGCACTACGCTCAGCTGCATGACGATTGCATCTATACAGCCGTACGCACGGATTTCCCGGATTGGACATTCAGAAAGGTTTTCGACAGGGCAACACTGATACTGGAAGATGTGGATCACGTTGGGGATATTATGGTTGACGATTCCTGCCTTGTTCATTTCACGAGTTGCGATACACTCATGCCATGGCTGGAAACCTGTGACGGTTCCATTATTGATATCGAGTTTCCGGATCCGGATTATGTCGAGCATTTCGAATTCTCCGAAAGCACACCAGGTGTTGACGGGATAGGTTTTACGTTCATTGTCGATCAGTGCAGCAGGTGCTGGTGGTCTCTAGAATCTCAGCCTGGTTCCTCAGTTACGATAAACAACTCTGTAATAAGAGGCTCATGCGTCAGAATACCAGGTTCCAATACAGTCAATATTCAGAATATTGAGAACAACAGTTATTTCTCACATCTGCTGGTTCCTCTGGAAGACAGACTGCTTGAATACAACAACACTTACGTTTACTGGTGGAACTGGTATCCGATGGAAAACACAATATTCAATATTGATTCCAGTATCTTCGGTGAATTGATTGGAAGAGGCGTTTCTGAAACCTATGCCACGAATTGCGTTCATGACGGTGCTACGATATGCCTGAGCGTAACGGACAGCGCCTTTGTCTCGTTTGCAGATGGAACCAGCCTTGCTTTCATATCTTCCTTCGAGAGGGGAACAATGCTGCTTACGAACTCCTCCGTTACACCCATGTGGCCTTATCAGTCTACAAATATCGCTCATGATCATTCTGCTATCCTGGCAGTCAACTCATATTTTGAATACGAACCTTATGCGCTGGATACCGCTCTTGTAATGGTAACCTCGATAGACGGGCCATTATCCGGACAGATTGACGACAGTATTGATATTACAGGCTCCGCATGGATGGATACAGGAGAATACAATCCTGTGGTATTCGACAGATACACTGTCTCCTGGGCTGAAAATGGTAGTTCGGACTGGACAGTGATCGTGGAATCGAATAGTCAGGCGTACAATGAGATCATTGCCACATGGAATACATCAGGAATGAACGAGGGTGAGTACGACCTTCAACTTACTCTGTACAGTAGCACTGAGGACAGTCTGACAGCGCCGGCTGATATCACGCTGTATCCCCTCGGGATCGAAGAAACACTTGGTCGGAGCAATGGTTCTTATCTGTATTACCCGAACCCGTTCACTGCGGGAGCAGCATTCACTTACAGAATTACAGAGAATGAAGTTGTAGTGCTTCGTGTCTTTGATTTGTGTGGTCGTCTTGTTGATACAGTAGTGAATGAGACTCAGGCAGCTGGAGATCATTCGGTGACCTGGGAATCCTCTGATATGTCCGATCAGGATATAGCCTCAGGAGTCTATCTCTGTGATTTCCATGTCGGGGATGAATTCTCACAGACCGGAAAATTCGTTCTCTACAGGTAGCGCGAATGGTTGCGTCTGAAGCTGCGGGATTAGGCCGCGATTCGTACAGAGCGAAACCCGTTGGATCTATCGGATTATGATAGTCATCCTCAATCTCAATTCCCAGCTCGCTCAACTAAATATGAAACACTGCCGCACCGCAGGTAGCAGCATAAACCGTTACATCCGAACCATTGTCATGTACCCATATATCCTTAATAAGCGGGTTAGCTTTGACAGAACTGATATTCGTTGGTATTTTCGCTTTCGGCATGAAAAAGGGATCACATGCACTATTCGGGAAAGGGGCTGAGAATCATTGTTTATTGAGGATGAGAATACAACACCCGGTTCAGCATCAAAATTCTCGTTTGCTGCTATCATTCTTATTTCACTTTTCCTGCTTCTTCTCCCCTACGGAAGGGTATTCCTGCATCATCAGCAGTGGATCATCGGTGATCCTATGCCCGATGCGTCTGTAAAGAACGATTCAGACGTTTATGACCATGTATGGCATTTCTGGTGGGTTTCTAATGCGCTTGATAAGGGGATTGATCCCAGATACTGCGATCTGATATATCCTCCCACCGGAATTTCCCTGGTTTACCACCATATCGGATGGTTTGATACTTATCTTTTCGCTGCCACAGGAATAAGCAACTATGATCCGGTTCTCTCATTAAATCTCTCGCTTCTTCTTGGCACTCTCCTCACAGGGCTGTTCGGCTGGCTGCTTGCCAGATCATGGGGCGCTGACATATACGGCGCTCTCTTTTCAGCTCTTGCGCTGGTCTGGCTTCCTTCCCGAACGGCTCACCTCCTGCAGCACTATCAGATCTCCAACTGCTGGGCATTAATCGCCGCACTGTGGCTTTGCCGAGAATACCTTAAGGACAGGAAACGGAGATATTTCCTCGGATTTGCGGCAGCTATGCTGGCAGCAGCGTTTCAGAGTCCATTTCATGCAGTGTTCGTTGCCATCGGAGTAATCGCGACAGTATTCATCATCCGTGCGGACTGGAGAAGAACCTCTATGCTCGTCCTTGTGGTGATCACGGTAATGATTCTTTTCGGAGCATTTGTCGTAACCTCACCAGGTGACGCCGGATCTCCAGTAATGCACTGGAGAAATGCTATTTACTGGTCAGCTGAACCTCAATCATTTATTCTTCCATCTCCATTCGGTCTGTTGGGAAAAGTTACCGGACTTCAACAGAAAGTATCATGGATGCCGAATACTTATGAAGGTGTGGTTACACCGGGTCTTGTTATACTTGCAGCCTTCGCGATCATAATCTGGAAGAAGAAACGCTGGAGGTTCGCTGCTGTCGTTCTTGTACTGTTCCTCCTGAGCCTTGGCCCTGAGCTTCGCATATTCGGCAGACCGCTGGGAATTCCGCTGCCGTTTCGACTGATGCAGAGTATCCCTGTTCTCAACGGAATACGAGCCCCTTCGCGGTTCGCAATTCTTGGCGGTATTTTTGCCGCTGTAGGCGCGGGAATGGCATTTTCAATGATGAAAGATCGATTGAGAGCTCTTCTCATGTTTCTTCTTCTGTTTGAATTGACAGTGCTGACACTACCCTGTCTACTACCGGAGATACCCGAAGTATGTTACGATATATCTTGTGAGAGCACAATTCTTGAGGTTCCGTGTGATAGAAATGTACGACGATACGCACTCTTCCAGACTGCATCAGGCTATTCACGTCAATACGCTCATCTATCGCGATTGCCGGATTTTCTGGCGGATATACCGGAGTTCCCGGAGATACCGGACAATACCGATGTGATCATCTACCATAGATGGCTTTTCGAAGGTACAGACAGAGATTTCTATGACAGTATTTATACTCAATATTTCCCCGGATTCACTGAGGACGATTCAGTCTGGATACTTGACAGGACTCGCACTCCATAGAACAGTTGTATATTGCTGTATTAGCTGATAGAATTCCAGAGAAGAGAGTATGATCAACAGCATAGATGTCTCGGTAATCATCCCGGCTTACAATGAGGAATACCGTTTGGGTATTTTCCTTGATAAACTCGCCACGTACTGCAGAAACAGCAGACTTACTTATGAAGTAATCGTTGTGGATGACTGTTCTACCGATGACACGATCGGTATCACGGCTCAATATGAAGATCAGTTCGAATACTTCCATGTGCTTAAATCAAAGATGAACAGAGGCAAAGGTTACAGCGTAAAGAAGGGACTGCTTAAGGCTCAGGGTAATTTCTGCCTGTTCATGGATGCAGACGGATCTGTAGAGCCGGATGAGATTGAGAAGAACCTGGATTATATCCGTAACGAAGGCTACGATATCTTCATCGGTTCAAGGGTGTTACATGATTCCGATCAGGTTCTGGTTACACGATGGTACAGAGAATATATTGGTTCTGTCTTCAATTTTTTTGTTCGATTGTTCCTTTTCAGGGATATCTGCGATACCCAGTGCGGATTCAAAATATTCAAACGCGAAGTGATCCAACCTGTATTTTCAAGAGTGCAGATTGAAGGATTCGGCTTTGATCTGGAGTTCCTCTACCTGGCCCGGATGATGGGATACA includes these proteins:
- a CDS encoding T9SS type A sorting domain-containing protein, translating into MQQLLFLSVIVVSLAHGGVQEYFILRGDIYIGPGQDTLLIDEDFTQDGNIIIYGDGVLIVDDAKLTISGHVWAQDQGKAVFRNNAWLHFNQFYVGQYYVFLIGSSEFEASDATVDANGVMHYAQLHDDCIYTAVRTDFPDWTFRKVFDRATLILEDVDHVGDIMVDDSCLVHFTSCDTLMPWLETCDGSIIDIEFPDPDYVEHFEFSESTPGVDGIGFTFIVDQCSRCWWSLESQPGSSVTINNSVIRGSCVRIPGSNTVNIQNIENNSYFSHLLVPLEDRLLEYNNTYVYWWNWYPMENTIFNIDSSIFGELIGRGVSETYATNCVHDGATICLSVTDSAFVSFADGTSLAFISSFERGTMLLTNSSVTPMWPYQSTNIAHDHSAILAVNSYFEYEPYALDTALVMVTSIDGPLSGQIDDSIDITGSAWMDTGEYNPVVFDRYTVSWAENGSSDWTVIVESNSQAYNEIIATWNTSGMNEGEYDLQLTLYSSTEDSLTAPADITLYPLGIEETLGRSNGSYLYYPNPFTAGAAFTYRITENEVVVLRVFDLCGRLVDTVVNETQAAGDHSVTWESSDMSDQDIASGVYLCDFHVGDEFSQTGKFVLYR
- a CDS encoding glycosyltransferase family 2 protein; its protein translation is MINSIDVSVIIPAYNEEYRLGIFLDKLATYCRNSRLTYEVIVVDDCSTDDTIGITAQYEDQFEYFHVLKSKMNRGKGYSVKKGLLKAQGNFCLFMDADGSVEPDEIEKNLDYIRNEGYDIFIGSRVLHDSDQVLVTRWYREYIGSVFNFFVRLFLFRDICDTQCGFKIFKREVIQPVFSRVQIEGFGFDLEFLYLARMMGYKIKECPVSWHHVDGGKVRLLWDSMRMFFNILQVRYRHRNSSLM